In Carya illinoinensis cultivar Pawnee chromosome 16, C.illinoinensisPawnee_v1, whole genome shotgun sequence, a single window of DNA contains:
- the LOC122298922 gene encoding uncharacterized protein LOC122298922, whose amino-acid sequence MGIFKLPKQLVQELNKLVRNFWWGQQNQDSKIHWVGWNQMKKGSFGDAPHQASSLSSQPTISYELEDQARGQSSNLRTHQAPWTRLWNLNLPNATKTFLWRACLNALPTRDNLKKRKVTEDSACPICLHPTETIEHTLWDCPSARDVWALSNRKFQKASTPSPSFAEKLESLEVTKETKELLLFAITTWNLWKRRNEAVFQGHLTHPSSVVNQSQQLVGVGVILRDWKSKVLATFRMKQDLFPDPHMAEAFAALQAVNFCKSLGYQDIILEGDSLLVVEGLKSKSDDLNYTGLITADTKDILNTFNSWSTRHIVRSINVVAHALSKDAFSISGRTTTFVNISSCIQTMVS is encoded by the exons ATGGGTATTTTCAAGCTTCCCAAACAGTTAGTTCAAGAACTCAACAAACTGGTAAGGAACTTCTGGTGGGGGCAGCAGAACCAGGATTCAAAAATCCACTGGGTGGGCTGGAACCAGATGAAGAAAG GCTCTTTTGGAGATGCACCTCATCAGGCCAGTTCACTGTCAAGTCAGCCTACCATCTCTTATGAATTGGAAGACCAAGCTAGGGGACAATCCTCAAACCTCAGAACACATCAAGCTCCATGGACTAGATTATGGAACTTAAATCTCCCCAATGCCACTAAAACATTCCTTTGGAGAGCTTGTCTAAATGCCCTTCCCACTCGAGATAatctaaagaaaagaaaggtgaCAGAAGACTCAGCTTGCCCCATCTGTCTACACCCAACAGAGACCATTGAACACACACTGTGGGATTGCCCTTCAGCAAGGGATGTTTGGGCACTGAGTAATAGGAAATTTCAAAAGGCTAGCACACCTTCTCCTTCATTTGCAGAGAAATTAGAAAGTTTAGAGGTCACAAAGGAGACAAAAGAGTTACTCCTTTTTGCCATTACAACATGGAAtctttggaaaagaagaaatgaagcaGTCTTCCAAGGTCACCTCACTCACCCCTCCTCTGTAGTCAATCAATCTCAACAATTG GTGGGGGTGGGAGTTATTCTACGTGATTGGAAGAGCAAAGTGCTAGCCACCTTTCGGATGAAACAAGACTTGTTCCCTGACCCTCATATGGCAGAAGCATTTGCAGCCCTCCAAGCAGTCAACTTTTGCAAATCACTTGGTTATCAAGACATAATTCTGGAAGGAGACTCCTTATTGGTGGTAGAAGGCCTAAAATCAAAGTCAGATGATCTCAACTATACAGGCCTGATCACAGCAGACACCAAAGACATTCTCAACACCTTTAACTCATGGTCAACAAGGCACATTGTTAGATCAATCAATGTAGTTGCTCATGCCTTAAGTAAGGATGCTTTTAGCATCAGTGGTCGTACCACTACTTTTGTAAACATTTCATCATGTATTCAAACTATGGTTTCATAG